In Oryza brachyantha chromosome 1, ObraRS2, whole genome shotgun sequence, the following are encoded in one genomic region:
- the LOC102715700 gene encoding triosephosphate isomerase, cytosolic produces MGRKFFVGGNWKCNGTADQVDKIVKTLNEGQVPSPDVVEVVVSPPYVFLPVVKSQLRPEFQVAAQNCWVKKGGAFTGEVSAEMLVNLGVPWVILGHSERRSLLGESNEFVGDKVAYALSQGLKVIACVGETLEQRESGSTMEVVSAQTKAIAEKIKDWTNVVVAYEPVWAIGTGKVATPAQAQEVHAGLREWLATNVSAEVAESTRIIYGGSVTAANSKELAGQPDVDGFLVGGASLKPEFIDIINAATVKSA; encoded by the exons ATGGGCCGCAAGTTCTTCGTTGGTGGCAACTGGAAATGC AATGGGACCGCTGATCAGGTGGACAAAATCGTCAAAACTCTGAATGAGGGACAGGTTCCTTCTCCAGATGTTGTTG AGGTGGTTGTCAGCCCGCCTTATGTGTTCCTTCCTGTGGTCAAGAGTCAGCTGCGCCCGGAGTTCCAAGTTGCTGCTCAGAATTGTTGGGTGAAGAAGGGTGGGGCTTTCACCGGTGAGGTCAG CGCTGAGATGCTTGTCAACCTTGGTGTTCCCTGGGTTATTCTTGGACACTCTGAAAGGAGGAGCTTGTTGGGAGAATCAAATGAG TTTGTTGGAGACAAGGTGGCATATGCGCTCTCTCAGGGCTTGAAGGTCATTGCATGTGTTGGTGAGACCCTCGAGCAGCGGGAATCTGGATCAACCATGGAAGTTGTTTCTGCACAAACAAAAGCAATTGCtg AAAAGATCAAGGATTGGACTAATGTGGTTGTTGCTTACGAACCTGTGTGGGCCATTGGAACTGGTAAAGTTGCTACACCAGCTCAAGCACAAGAA GTGCATGCAGGGCTGAGGGAGTGGCTCGCTACAAATGTCAGTGCTGAGGTTGCTGAATCCACACGGATCATCTATGGAG GTTCTGTAACTGCTGCGAACAGCAAGGAGCTGGCAGGACAACCTGACGTTGATGGTTTTCTCGTCGGTGGTGCTTCATTGAAG CCTGAATTCATCGACATTATCAACGCCGCTACCGTGAAGTCTGCCTAA